The nucleotide sequence ACCCGCGCGTCGTCGGCCTCGCGGCGCGGGAACGCAGGCGCCGCCAGCGTGAAGGCGAAGGCGCCCCAGCCGAGCATACCCATCACCCCCCGCACGGCGTCGAAGCGCGAGGGGCCGACCGCGGCAGGCACGAGGGCCCAGACGAGCAAGCTCGAGCCCACGAGGCCCCACAAAGAGACGTTCCGAGCGACGTGGGGCCTGTCGCGATCGATGGCGATCGCCGCCACGAGGGCGAGCGGGCCGAGGACCACGAGGATCCGCGTCTGCCACGGGACCCCTCGCGCCAAGCCGCAGCTCGCCACGGTGACGGCCCACGCGTACAACCCGGGAATGGCGGCCTGGGACGAGGGACCGAGCGACGCGAGACGCTCAGCCGGGCTCTTCACGGCGACACCTCGCCTCCGGCTCGGGGCCGCCATCGACCTTCGTTCGCCCCTTCGGGGCTCACTTCCCGGTTCATGGCGACACCTCGCCTCCGGCTCGGGGCCGCCATCGACCTTCGTTCGCCCCTTCAGGGCTCACTTCCCGGTTCATGGCGACACCTCGCCTCCGGCTCGGGGCCGCCATCGACCTTCGTTCGCCCCTTCGGGGCTCACTTCCCGGTTCATGGCGACACCTCGCCTCCGGCTCGGGGCCGCCATCGACCTTCGTTCGCCCCTTCGGGGCTCACTTCCCGGTTCATGGCGACACCTCGCCTCCGGCTCGGGGCCGCCATCGACCTTCGTTCGCCCCTTCGGGGCTCACTTCCCGGTTCACGCGGGCGCCCCTTGGCCGAGCCGACTGGCGGAGACGAGCCCGTCGGGGCCGGTGAGCTCGCGCGCCGACGACAGCCCAAGCGCGCTCCACAGGCCCTTGTCGAGCAGGTGCGAGGGGCGCACGTTCTGCAGGGCCGCGAGCATGATCTGCTTCGTGCCGGGGGTCTTCGCCTCGAGGTCGTTCAGCATCGCGCCGACGACCTTGCGCTGCAGCTGGTCTTGCGAGCCACAGAGATCGCACGGAAGCACCGGGAACTGCCGCAGCCGGGTGTACTCGGCGATGTCCTCCTCCGCGCAGTACACGAGCGGCCGTATGACCACGTGCCCCTCCCCTGAGACGAGCACCGGCGGCATCGCGGCGAGCTGCCCCGCGAAGAGCAAGTTCAAGAGGAGGGTCTGGAGGATGTCGTCCCGGTGGTGACCGAGCGCGATCTTCGTGCACCCGAGCTCGCGCGCCACGCGGTACAGGATGCCGCGGCGCAGCCTCGAGCAGAGCGAGCAGAACGTCTTCCCGGCCGGGATCTTCTCGGTGACGATGGAGTACGTGTCCTCCTTCACCATCGTGAAGTCGTGGCCCTCGGCCGCCATGTAGTCGACCAGGGTCTCGGCGGGAAACCCGGGGTGCCCCTGGTCGACGTTCACGACCT is from Myxococcales bacterium and encodes:
- the ttcA gene encoding tRNA 2-thiocytidine(32) synthetase TtcA, with the translated sequence MDAVALERRLSRAFARAVTDFGMLADGDRVMVCVSGGKDSYTMLDRFRELQRRAPIRFELKVVNVDQGHPGFPAETLVDYMAAEGHDFTMVKEDTYSIVTEKIPAGKTFCSLCSRLRRGILYRVARELGCTKIALGHHRDDILQTLLLNLLFAGQLAAMPPVLVSGEGHVVIRPLVYCAEEDIAEYTRLRQFPVLPCDLCGSQDQLQRKVVGAMLNDLEAKTPGTKQIMLAALQNVRPSHLLDKGLWSALGLSSARELTGPDGLVSASRLGQGAPA